From one Lycium barbarum isolate Lr01 chromosome 6, ASM1917538v2, whole genome shotgun sequence genomic stretch:
- the LOC132645006 gene encoding probable xyloglucan endotransglucosylase/hydrolase protein, with the protein MKGVLVGFVLINLSILVSCGAPRKAVDVPFWNNYEPSWSSHHIKYLNGGTTAELLLDNSTGTGFQSKRSYLFGHFSMKMKLVGGDSAGVVTAFYLSSNNAEHDEIDFEFLGNRTGQPYILQSNVFTGGKGDREQRIYLWFDPTKDFHSYSVLWNTFQIVIFVDDVPIRVFKNSKDIGVKFPFNQPMKIYSSLWNADDWATRGGLEKTDWSAAPFIASYTSFHIDGCEAVTPQEVQVCNTNGMKWWDQKAFQDLDGPQYRRLQWVRQKFTIYNYCTDRKRNPTLPPECTRDRDL; encoded by the exons ATGAAGGGAGTTCTAGTTGGTTTTGTTTTGATTAATTTGTCAATATTGGTAAGTTGTGGGGCACCAAGGAAGGCAGTTGATGTGCCTTTTTGGAACAACTATGAACCTAGTTGGTCAAGtcaccatatcaagtaccttaaTGGTGGTACTACTGCTGAGCTTCTTCTTGACAATTCTACAG GAACTGGATTTCAATCAAAGAGATCGTATCTTTTTGGGCACTTCAGCATGAAAATGAAGCTTGTTGGAGGAGATTCTGCTGGTGTTGTCACTGCATTTTAT CTATCGTCAAACAATGCAGAACACGATGAGATAGATTTCGAATTCCTGGGGAACAGAACAGGTCAGCCATACATATTGCAGAGCAATGTGTTCACTGGAGGCAAAGGAGACAGAGAACAGAGGATCTATCTCTGGTTTGATCCAACCAAAGACTTCCATTCCTATTCCGTTCTTTGGAACACCTTTCAGATTGT GATCTTTGTGGACGATGTCCCGATAAGAGTATTCAAGAATTCCAAAGACATAGGTGTGAAATTCCCGTTCAATCAGCCAATGAAGATCTATTCGAGTCTATGGAATGCAGACGATTGGGCTACGAGAGGAGGATTAGAGAAAACCGATTGGTCAGCTGCACCGTTCATCGCTTCCTACACTTCGTTCCACATCGATGGCTGCGAGGCTGTCACCCCGCAAGAAGTGCAAGTTTGTAACACCAATGGCATGAAATGGTGGGATCAAAAGGCTTTTCAAGATTTAGATGGACCTCAGTATAGAAGACTTCAATGGGTTCGCCAAAAATTTACTATTTATAACTATTGTACTGATAGAAAAAGGAACCCTACACTTCCTCCAGAGTGTACAAGGGACAGAGATCTTTAA